DNA from Quercus lobata isolate SW786 chromosome 1, ValleyOak3.0 Primary Assembly, whole genome shotgun sequence:
GAGTCCAAAGCAAAGAAAGGTGGGCTTTTGTGAAAGTTAACATGGATGGGATTGTAGTTGGCCGGAAAATATGCATACTTGATCATGGTGGTTACGCTAGCCTAGCACTTCAGCTAGAAGAAATGTTTGGTAGGTACCAATAATCTTATTCTGAAGATTGAGAATTATACATGTTGGAATGGAAGTAAATAACCAATTGAATATTTCAGGTAGGCAGTCGGCATCTGGGTTAAGGTTGTTCCAGGCTGGCTCAGAATTCTCACTGTTCTATAAGGATAGAGAGGAGAACTGGAGAGCTGTTGGTGATGTGCCATGGAAGTAGGTTCTTTTTTGTCATCatcgttttttcttttttagagtctgcatttttcactttctttgttAGATGGAACACTATAGTGTCATAGTGTTGGAACCATTGTGTTAATATCCTTTTTTGCTTAACCCCCCTCCAATTGGTGACAGGGAATTTGTGGAATGTGTGAAGCGGCTGAGGATTGCACAAAAGAATGTAGCTCTTCTTCCAGGTTCATCAAAATTTACCTAAGTATTCCTCATCAGCTCATCGCCTCTTCCCACTCTCTGGTTTTGAAGCATCTCTGAGTTAGAAGTAGATTAAGTTAACAACTTTTCAAGAAAAagtatttcaaaataattttggcCCTCACAACTTCTGAGTAAATTGCATATGGAATCCTAATGAGTGTTTGTTTTGCTGGGCCTCTTGAGTACTAAATTGTAAATGCTAGTAAGGCTATTTGGGATCAACTTTCAACTATCTTAAGACATGTTCTGCTCAAGCTCTTTGGTACATGGAATTGTTGGAAAAGCAGTCTGTGCACTCGTTTGTTTGTGGCCTGAAAATAGTTCTTGTAACTTAGGAATAGCAAAACAATCCTGATAGAGAATCACAAGATAACttatttaagaataaagatAATCACAACTATAGATCGTAACttatttaagaataaagatAATCACAACTATAGATCGCATGTAATGAATTATTTTCAATACACCAAACGCAttaaggaaaattgaaaaaagaagtaGCTTTAAAGAAGTGCTACATCATCTTACAGTCCAGTTTGTTACATGTTTTTCTTCTCTCAAGAGTGTGTAAAACTGCAGATAATGCCACTATATGTATTTCTCTAAGTACATACTGATCAGTGAATACCATTCACTGAATAGTGACAATTCAATCACTGAGGGCTTGCCCTCTTAACACATTGGTGATACTATTCTAACCTTCCTGAATGACTGTGAGAGCATAATACTTAAGTTGCATATAGCGGGTGATTATATTGGCAATTTGGCATATAGAAGACCACATCAACAACATAGATACTATGTAGTGCAGAGTGGATGATGGATGTAAGCTTTTCTCATGTGTCAAGCATAAAGGTAGCTTCTGCCTGAAGCCAAAAACTAGAAATATCCATCTCACTCGTTCTCCCACTTTCCTGTCTTTCTAGAGAGAGCAAAACTGGAATCAAAACTCCTACTGTTTCTCGTTTAGAATACCGTCCTCTGATGCCTCAACATTTGATACTACCTGTGAAGTCATAACAGTATCTCAAACCATTAATGTGATTATCTTAAGCCACCAAATATTTTCTTCCTCTCTTAGCCAACCTGCTTGACAATTTCTGCTCAattgctaccaccacattgtAGTAGGTGTGGTAGATACAATACCATTCAATCACACTGCAGTTATAAACATAGCACAGTAATAGTATGGATACATATCTAAGCTAACCAGAGTGCATCAACATGGCAGTTTGATTAGGGGGGCAGAATAAACTCAAAATGAGAAACATGCATTTGCAAGTTTTATTTCATTACTCTTCTGtaaatctcttcctctcatTTTAATAGTAAACAAAATTAGTACTGAAACCACGCTCCATGAACTAAGCCtcagaaaatctcccattaaaaatcaCGCAACATTATTTCGGGTCTGGTCAGGTTGTCAACcggatcaaacacaactaggctccacaaagcccaacactATAAAGATCTACAAAACTGAATTTCCTGTCTCAATCTCCTCATACAGTAAGCTGAGTTCGTTAAACCAATTGAATTTGGATGTCCATGCATCACTCATTTCAAACTGATAAATTGTTGTTCAATTCCATGTTATCAGTCATTTGCAATTAAGCCTCCACTTGAAACAGCAATGTAGCAGTGTGTACATGAACTTCTGCAAAAATGTATGCCTTCTAGTTACAGAATCAGTCATGATCCTTTCAGAAAGGCACCAAACTAATTGTTGAAAAACACTTACTTTCTAATCTGTCTGCATGCATGTGTGAGAACACCAAGCAAGAATGTTCAtcttttcaaataattaaatctTGCCATTGCTTAAGgtatatataccaaaaaattaattatttaaaatgaaactCTCGCACCATCATGAAGTACTGTGAGGAAGtaagcttttaatttttctaacacTAGAATACAAAATGTTAAGaaagcttttttatttatttataagcaATGTTAAGAAAGCTTAGATGGACAAAATTTGACCAAATACATTCCGACAAGAAGCCACTGTAAAAGTAAAATAACAGGCATATAGACCACAAATAAATCTAAGGACAGCTAAGAATGTTCTTGCAGATTGGTGGTGTCTACTCCCTACAATCTCGCCTCATGGTTGGTACTAGAAAATCAACTATTTGTTGAACAATAAGTCATaggaacacaaaattttcattttttcacaACTATAGACATGGTTTATTGTGattagtgcataataaaaatatgagaaattaCAGTAAATCCACTTGTGGTTTGGCCCGTTTTCACTTTGCCGGTTTAAAACTAAACACTTTGCCCATTTGTGTTTAGTTCCGTTCGATCTCTGTTACCCACCTCCGTTAAAATTATGGGTAAATAAGTCTTTTTGcttctatcttatatatatcTCCTCCAAAAAcataagaacaacaaaaattaagaaagaaacaagaacaaataggaaatttgtaaaaaaactaaatagataGAGCTGGGTATCAATGAACTTAGCAATAAGCCAATAACACCACCGTGAAATTGTCAATGCTAATAAACCTTTTCTACTTTATTTCCACCTTTTCTGTCTTAGTGTCAAGCAATAAGCCAATAACACCACCAGATCTACCTTTTTATGGTGTCGTTCGGGTTCTCATTGACTAGAAGACAGAAATAATTGAGGTCGAATGCTAAGACTAATATCCATAACTTATGCATAATATATAGGTactgaaagaaagaaaacaacctGTGCATAATATAAAGGTTAAATCTCAAtcggccttttttttttttcacataaaaattctaagtcttttcccttttctcactctcttttgGGTAAATAAAGAGTTGTTGTGATTGTtattaaataaaggaaaaaaaaaaggaaaaaaaacttatatcCAATTCCTAGCTATTCAAACCCAGATTAGTTCTTCTTCATGTTCATAAATTGTAGCCGCTGCACTCTAAGAAAAAATCCATGCTGTTCGAAGGTTTGAGATTCACCAACACTAGCCACTTTTCATCAGTTGAAATCCACTGCCACCAAGCTAAAATCTCAGATTGAccacaaccaaaacccaaaactcaaatcACAACCCACACGTCACGCTCCACCTCAAATCTCAAACCCAAAGTAGTTGTGCTCCTCTACAAACCAAAGCCCAAACCCATACGTGCTCCTCCGCTGTCACCACCTTAACCCAAAGCTATTGCTGATCTGAATTTTAGCGTTGGTAACAGAGACCAAACGGAGTTAAACACAAGTGGACAAAATGTTAAAACTTTAAatcacgggtaggcaaagtgaaaacgGACCAAATCATATGTGGGTTTACTATAATAGACTCATATGAAAGTAATATTACTCTAATCATAACAAATTATGTTtgtaattatgaaaaatattgtgtcagCTTGCCTTGCTTGCCATACACTTTTGTTGGTTTGTATTATATTTGATTTGGGATAGTTGGAGGggaaagtttgaaattgatatctgaaaaagtaaaaataagatTGAGAATAATTCGGATTAGAAAAGATGTGTGAATATCACACAAAGTTGACGTCGTCAACCTCACAAATAGAAAGATATGTCAATTCAGTCTATTCAGATGTGCACTATTAATATAGGTATTAGGTGGAATCACTGAATCAGTACTAACTAGAAAGACTAAAGCAATATGCACCACATTATCTAAATTCAAGACGTCTATAATTTCCAGAATGATTTTAGTATGTTCAAAATATGCACCACATAATCTAGTAAGGTAAGCATTCTAGGGGAAATAAAGCAAAGGAGTTCAGCTGAATGCGGCCAAACAAGTAACAGAGTTACCACAATCTTGGTTTTGAGTTCACGTGACTGGAATAAATTAATTGTCCTCCATTGTTTAATGATTAATTTAAGAGTGATGAGAAAgaaacaacaaacaaataattaactTCATTGACCATGAAACAAGAAGATACAAAATGGTCTGCAATAAgagcaagaagaaaaagacattCTTTCAGAAAAATATTAACAGCCAGCTTGTGCAAGATACGTTGAGACCTCTCATAGCATGCTCTCCCAGCAGACCCTACCTTCACCTAGCGACAACTAACAAAGAGAATCTTACAGAGAACAAAGTCACTAacacaaaataatcattttcttttccatgACTTTCAATTCTGATGCaagtttccttcttctttttcatcctTTTCAATTTAGGAAAATTCAGCTAGTCATGCATCTGTCAGCAAACTAAATGTCAAGCTTCACGAATGACCAGATTCACAGTTTTGTTGGATTGCTCAATCAGTGGCTATGGCAAGCCTGTCCAGAGCATCATAGACGTGTCTCATTGCAGGTCTCCTGTCGGGGCTACTATGAACACAAGCGATTGCAATCTTCAGAACTGCAATAATCTCCTCTTCCTGATCTGCATCTTCAGCCAAATATGGGTCCAAAACATCTGAAAGtggcttcttttcttcaatacaGAGCTGAATCCATTGAACAAGATCCATTTCTGAGGTACCCACTTGAACTATAGGCAATCTTCCAGTAATCATTTCTAGTAAGATCACCCCATATGAGTAAATATCCCACTTCTGTGACGGTTTCACCACTTTGAGTGCCTCAGGAGCTTGATAACAAAATCCCAAATTTGTAGATGAACTAACTGTATTAACTTCTGAGGGTGCACTCTTTTGTTGTCTTTCTTGTGATTTCTCGGCGGCTATTCGACTAGATTGCAGGGTTGGGGAACCTCCAGCAATATTAGCAAGGCGCCCAAGTCCAAAATCAGAAATGTGGGGTTCCATGTTCTGTCCAAGCAGTATATTATTGGGCTTCAAGTCTCCATGGACATATTTTTTGGGGCTAAACTCATGTAGATAGACCATGCCTTTTGCAATTCCTTTCATAATTTTTAACCGAACAGACCATGATAGTGGTGTAAATGATACTATTCCAGGTTTCCCTGATGACATTACACCGAAGCAATCAATTATAAAGATATATCAGAACATTAATCAAAGCATTTATAAGAaatcaaaataagttaaataactACCATAAAtagaagggaaaagaaaaaaatccttTACGCTGAGAAATAGGGACTGGTGAAACTTACCATGAATTGCAGTGGCAAGATTTCCGTTAGGGATGTAATCATAGATGAGCAGCTTCTCATCAACAGACCAGTAATAGGCTCTGAGGGTTACAACATTAGGATGTCTTAGCTTTCCAATTGCTTCTACTTCTGTCTGAAATTCCTTAAACCTTTGAGAACCCCCTTCACCCAATCTTCTCACAGCTAAGGTAAGCCCATCTTCAAGCACAACTTTGTACACAATCCCAATTCCACTCTTTCCTAGAACAAAAGCTGATGCCTTAAGAAGCTCATCCAAATCAAAAGCCACTTGTGTATCCAATGGCACAAGGTCATACTGCTCAATATTTTCTGATAAAGTCTCTGATTCATCCTTCCTAAAGCACAAGCACTCCCTCCTTCCCTTACCTCCCTTCTCAAAACCATAACCATTTTCATCCTTACCCTTGCTACAAGGACAAACCCTAGTATAACAATATGAGAACAGCAATCCTACGAGGCAAATGCCAATAACATCACTCACTACAATCGCAATTAAAGAACTCTTACTTAACCCTCTTGCTTTCCCACTTTTTCCAGGATTATCATCAGGATTCCCAGGCGGGTTGTTATCCGGCAAAAATGGAATTGAGGAAGGTGAAGTTGCACCAAAGGTATCTGAAGAACATAGGTTCTTCAATGGAGGGCCACAAAGCCCAGGATTCCCAATAAAAGCTGTCGGTCCTCTGTTCATCAGAGCACCATTTTGTGGTATAGGCCCACTCAAATCGTTATAAGTGAGATCAATATAAACCTTCTCAGGGAGGTTTCCAAGGCTAGCTGGGATGGAACCAGAGAAAAGATTATGAGACAAATCAACAGTGCCTTGCAAGCTAGACAAGTTTCCCATGTCACTAGGAATTGAACCTTTGAATTTGTTGAATGAAAGATCAAGTTTTTCCAGGGAAACCAAACTAGTCCCAAACCCATCTGGCAGAGAACCAGTGAGATTATTTTGACTAAGATCAAGGGCTTTGAGTCTCTTGCATTGAATAATTGAACTGGGTAAAGACCCATTAAAGAAGTTCTGGGATAAATCTAAGGTTTGGAGGTATTTGAGCTTCCCAATCTCAGTTGGCACAGACCCAGATAAGGAATTCCCATAAAGGACCAAACTTTGTAGCCCCTGAGCTTGAAAGAGCTCAACAGGCAAGGTCCCGAACAATTTATTGTTCCTCAAATTCAAATGGCGGAGCTGAGAGAGAGCTCCAAGACCATGAGTAGAAGAAAGAAACCCATAaagtttcttttttggaatGCTAACAGAAATAACTATTAGTTCTTTGCATGTAATCCCATTCCATGAACAAGGACTCTCATCAGAAGAGTTCCAGTTACTCATAGACCCTTCTGGGTCTTCCTTAATGCTCTGTTTGAATGACAAAAGGGCATACCCTTCATCATTCAAAGAACCCACTAGACCATAAGAGTtgcagagaagaagaagaacaaacaAGACAAAGGGAAACATATCATCTaggatgaaagagaaaaaaaaaatgaccgttggagaaaaatgaaaaaaaatccaagtacAGAATatgaggaggggggggggggggggtgggggtttACAGAGCTTACCTTTCAGTAGCAGAAAACCAAGTGATGAGAAAGCTCTAGTTAcacaatggagagagagagagatagagagagtatGAAAGCAAGCTTTGACAGTGATGGAAAAGAGGTAGTGTTGAAGAATGGTAAGGTTCAGTAAGCAAGACCTTGGGAAGATGGacaaatattagaaaaaagaagaaaaaaagaaatatgggaaaagaaaaagttggcCAAAGAATCTTACTGTAATTTCTCCAATACTTTATTCAGGCCAAGCAATTTCTCGCGATATTTTGTTGGAAGTTTTGCCTGCCCTAACCTAACGAGGACTCGTTTTTATAATAATAGCAAGAGTAAGGGCAGATTGATACATGTATTTACAAACTAAAAATTGtggtttgaaaatatttgtgataatatatatggataaaaaaatgtgtgaaaatacatataaataaagGGTATTTATGGTGCAGTTTTAGGTCATTTTTAGCATCGTACTTTGTAGTGAGGTTTAGCTAAAACCATAACGATACTACACCTTATTTTTACAGCCACATgtgcggtgcggtgcggtgcggtttaAAGTTTATCCAAAACCATAACCGCACCGCATTttatttttgcggtcacataTACGGTGCGGTGTATAAGATGCGGTTTGAATGATTTGAcatttgtatatatttcaaatttcaagcTTTTTCTACTTAACCCAAAACtaattttccctttattttggtccaagttttaaactattgagcaaatttttctttattttgggctaGCTTTCTtaatcaacacttgctagggttatcaaacttttttttttttttttaaactagggttattaaactattaataatatatttaatatttaaaataattaaatatattaagatatAGAGAGGGTGTGGTGCGgtgcggttttcttattataaaaccgcaaacCGCATTGCACCATGCGGTGTGGTGCGGTGCGGTTATACTATTTTGTAGGCGGTTTTGGTGTGGTTTTTGCAGTTTATtcggtttggtgaacacccctacgtgtaatgttgtttaaaaattgaaaatggttgtttgaaaacacaaaccaaacaaccccctaagagttttttttttttttttggagaaacaaacacacacacataagggagaaggaaaggggttctaacacaaagggaGAGCGAGACTAAGAGTTAGATACAATATTTAGGTGttgtttcttaaaattttttattaaatttttgccgtatagatattttcttatgagatggaagtgtattttttagttaagtagtcacatgactgaattttaagaggaaaGCCTAAAGAATAGCACCTAAGGTAttatacctaagttttatccTTTTTACAATATGtgaacttattttatttattcccTCCTcttttgttcatttattttccAACATGCATATTGAGTACAGCttagcagaaaaaaaaattgagtacaaaaaaatatttataaataaatctcTTTAGGAGGTACCTCATATATCCGATAAAtgcatcatcttttttttttgtgtgtgactcctataattatatgtgattcatatatatatatatatataagataattattgATTTGGAAGAAGGGtcttaagaaaacaaaaaatatatatatacatatatgatttttaatttcaCATGGAATTATTTAGTTATTAGAATAAGTAAATTTGATAAGATGGAatgaaatatctaaattttcaataataaatactTTTATAGGAATGTAAGAATATTCAATGAATTTTTAGGGTTGCTTATTGCTATTGGttgcac
Protein-coding regions in this window:
- the LOC115977267 gene encoding auxin-responsive protein IAA32-like, with amino-acid sequence MDSNTSGFFHSVYYQAKEDDGFIDLGLSLRTLQPEAYHPSGNLESLEGYDELLGWPPANLNLKCSDTLNPRSKTEDCDEEADGVQSKERWAFVKVNMDGIVVGRKICILDHGGYASLALQLEEMFGRQSASGLRLFQAGSEFSLFYKDREENWRAVGDVPWKEFVECVKRLRIAQKNVALLPGSSKFT
- the LOC115978418 gene encoding receptor protein kinase-like protein ZAR1 gives rise to the protein MFPFVLFVLLLLCNSYGLVGSLNDEGYALLSFKQSIKEDPEGSMSNWNSSDESPCSWNGITCKELIVISVSIPKKKLYGFLSSTHGLGALSQLRHLNLRNNKLFGTLPVELFQAQGLQSLVLYGNSLSGSVPTEIGKLKYLQTLDLSQNFFNGSLPSSIIQCKRLKALDLSQNNLTGSLPDGFGTSLVSLEKLDLSFNKFKGSIPSDMGNLSSLQGTVDLSHNLFSGSIPASLGNLPEKVYIDLTYNDLSGPIPQNGALMNRGPTAFIGNPGLCGPPLKNLCSSDTFGATSPSSIPFLPDNNPPGNPDDNPGKSGKARGLSKSSLIAIVVSDVIGICLVGLLFSYCYTRVCPCSKGKDENGYGFEKGGKGRRECLCFRKDESETLSENIEQYDLVPLDTQVAFDLDELLKASAFVLGKSGIGIVYKVVLEDGLTLAVRRLGEGGSQRFKEFQTEVEAIGKLRHPNVVTLRAYYWSVDEKLLIYDYIPNGNLATAIHGKPGIVSFTPLSWSVRLKIMKGIAKGMVYLHEFSPKKYVHGDLKPNNILLGQNMEPHISDFGLGRLANIAGGSPTLQSSRIAAEKSQERQQKSAPSEVNTVSSSTNLGFCYQAPEALKVVKPSQKWDIYSYGVILLEMITGRLPIVQVGTSEMDLVQWIQLCIEEKKPLSDVLDPYLAEDADQEEEIIAVLKIAIACVHSSPDRRPAMRHVYDALDRLAIATD